The genomic segment ATATGCTATGGAtactgtaaaatttaaatataccAAAATTGCATCAAAGGGTACCTTAAATAACTATCATATATGAGTCTCagaatttataataattaattcatgTGTTTGGTGTTTTATAAGGGACATGGTTCACCAATTTTGTTCatgtttcagtttttattgtgtcattttttttctttgggaaGCACAAAGAGAAAAGGGAACCCGGATCTGGTGCTCCAGCCACATGAGGATGCTTGGATGTTCAACTTCAATTCCAGGGCAGGTCAGAGGTGAAGCAGCAGCTGCACCTGCTAGCAGCTCAAAGCTTTCCACGAGACACTGCTGAAGAAAGGATGACACTTGATGTCACTCACGCCTCCACCTCCAGAACCCAAGCGGTAGCCAGCATCAAACTGAAGCAACTGTGAAGCAGTGTAATGGAGAGTGGAGATACTGTGAGATTAAATCACAACATCTTTCTTTAGGTATTTATAATAGAAACCTTACAGGCTGTTTGAAGTCTTAAATCTAACCTCCGTAAGCAGAGACGCAGCTGCAGCGCTCAGGTGGTTGGGGATGAGCAGCTGGGTGTGAGAGTGGACTCCTGCTGGGTGGAGCTGCCACAGCGGCTGGAGGCACAGTGAGCAGAGAAACCGTGACACAATGCCACAGTGGCAGGAGAGTTGCAAAATCACATTACTGCAGATGTTACATGAATTAAAGGCACAAAATGTTTAATCACATGAGTTCTGCTACTGAGACGCAAAAAGGGTACCTTAAGCATGGAATATgcgccagaaagaatggaaattaactgaatttgtttctttgagcacttttaaatccaaactaagagttattgaggccaattacataacatgcacttgtttctcatgacttgtttaaggtctgtatgctatgtaaatatgtaactgtattctgtgtttgctgcctcttagccagggctcccttgaaaaagaggttcttaatctcaatgggatattccctggttaaataaaggttaaagaagaaaagaaaagaaaaatgatttacattttcaatacaTTTCCTGTGTGGCATCAACAAACCAACTAATGTGGATGTTACTTAGCAAAAGGTTTGCTTCTCCTCACCACTATTTACAGAAATTCTTCTAAtaactaatattgttttaagatAGAAGTCTGATACAGATGCTTTTCTACTGAAGCTGCAGATTGACAATATTTTGCACAATCTTTAATAGGACAATAATAAGTATAatatattcattgtttttttgtattctgGTCAGGGTGGAAAAGCCTCTAAAGCATTTAACTTGTACTTTACTACTCTCTACTACTCTAGTAGTAgtagacagtggtggaatgtaactaagtacatttactcaaatactgtactccactacatttagctgacagctttagttacttttcaggttgtgatttaacataaaatatgatccaTTTAAAGTAATTATCCATGTTCCTAAactaaaccacataaaagtatattaaatcgTTAGaatgagccctacattgacagcagtaaaaaagttgcttacataaatgcatcaataataataatctaataatatatttaggacATATAAAACAACCTGAATGGGTccaattagtacttttacttttgatactttaagtagattttgatgctgttacttttctacttttacttcagtaagttttgaatgcaggacttttacttgtagtggagtaattctgcagagtagtattagcacttttacttatgtaaaggatctgaatacttcttccaccactggtagtagagtagtagcagtagtagtagtattatagCGTCACTCTTATTAGGACAGTGCAACCCCCAGTACAGAAACAGGAATAgcagtacattttattaatacattgaaataaatcattttgcaaatcctcacactttacaaagtctGTATGTTGGAGCCTTTGCTTACCATTCCTGTTAGGAGTTCAAACAACAAAGCCCCAAGGCTCCACCAATCACAAGCCTCTGTAACTCTTGACACACCACCAATTTCTGTcgacataaaatgacctgaGTTTAGTTGCATTCATGCACAACATTTGCAATGTCTTAATTTTCTCTAAATGAGCGATGCTATTCAGAGTAAAGTGGACCAACTGAATCTTGCCACTAGGTGGCAGGTTACACCAAGGAAAAACCTCTAGTTTATGTCTTTACCTGGAGCACAGTACATCTGTTCCATGGCTTTGGAGCTGATCTCTGACTGAACCTCACTCCACTGTCCGAAAAATGTCAAACACACCTTTCCTGTAAAAACATTGTGTTTAATGACAATCCAAGTATCATGCTTTTCCACATGCAGTCTTTAACAGATATTTAATAAACTCACCGTTGCTGGTGAGCAGAACGTTTCTAGGGTTCAGGTCCCGACACAGGATGCCTTGCTGATGTAGACTCTCCAGGGCCAGCAGAATCTGAGCCCCCCACACACGCACCTCTGACTCTGGAAGCCCCCAGCAGGTCTGCATGGACTTATCTGCAGGACTGGAGGACTTCACAGGGAACCGAGGCAGGTGGCACCATCCATCCACTTCTATGATCTGGTCATCCGCCTGCCCGTCcgatccttctgatttaaagaAAGCATCCACATCCTCTCCCCTCTTGTGGGGCAGTGCTCCAGAGGAGAACCAGTCCACAAATGATCGATCTTTTCCAGACGCCAGCTTCTCTCCAGGACTTAGCATTTCACAGGCCTCCTCTACTCCTTCTCTTACTTTGCTTGTTTCCCCTTCCACCCCTGAGACAGCCAGGGGGACCCCTGAATATGTCTCACCCTGTTTTCCTGCAATGCTGTGGCAGAGGGAAGCAGAGGAAGGCCAGGAGTTTTCTGAGGTGATCCTTGTGTCTGTGTGGTCAGAAAATACTGCTCTGTCTGTGCTCCTAATGACTACCATGCCATTTCTCTCCTCTGTGGTGGGACTGCTGCTGTCCGGCTTTGAGTCCATATCTGCAGCGTGACCACTTAAAATAGATCCTTGGTGAGAGCCATTTGTTTCCCAAGATGCCCTGCCACGGATCTGGGTTTGGCAATGGAGAGGAAGATGCAAGATGGCAGGGGAGGAACTCAAACCATTATTTTCACTATTTGGTGATTTTATAAATGAGGTCTGATTTGTATGAGGTGGTGTTTGTCCTATTGTGCTGTTTAAATGACTGTCAGTCACTGCATAGGGGTTTATTAGCTCACAGTTATGTGCTGGATCCGCAGCTTTCCAAGCCACTTCAAACTCAGAGCTGCACTCCGTCAGCCCCATTACAGCTTTCTGTTGGTGCAGTTCTGACATGGCGTTGAGAGCTTGACTGACACGAGTGCATGAGAGAGGAAGAGCAGGCTGTTCCTGAGTTTCTCTGGAGTGCAAACACAAACTGGGAGCTGGTGGATGGATGTGGGTGTTGATGACCTGTGTCTTCGTCGGGCCCGAATTCAGAGTTAGCCGATCGAGCTTAGTGTAAAACGATGCCGCGGAGCGTGTGTTCTGCAGACAGCCCGTCTCCTCGATGTAGGAGTGAGTCCCGCAGCTCTCCAGTCGCTGCTGAGTCTCGTCCCATGAGGTGGGGAAGTCTGTGTCTGGGCTCTCATCACTCAGTTTCTCTGGAATCACTCCCGTGCTCCCTCCACTGCTGTGCTGGTAGTCTGTGCTGATTGTGGGTGAGGTGTAGCTGGTCTTCAGCTTGATGCTGTGCTGGCCAGAATTGAGGCATTCTGGGTGTTCCTTGGCCTTCTCGTTCCGCAGCTTGTGCAGCTTGGAGAAGAGCCTCCCACCTACGACAACAGGGGAAGAAACACCAGATCTAACCAAGTGGGAAAGTTAAGCCCATGCAGAAGTTAATTAGTCCTGCAATCATTTTAATGACCAGAAGGGGGcagctccactggttgcaaaaagaagtcagattgtacaGAAGCCTATAAGATTAGAAGAATTTAGTAAAGATTTTCCTATTAATTTTATGGTAATAATCGCTACTTTAAAGTTTGACATACgtacatactatagtatgactttctttctttttcttctatttttggacatctcaaaatctggtgtttttctgtcatttttgaacAGATTACACTATAATGTGTATCAACAAAATGCaatagaattgtttttagcatttttaggtattttaaaatttgaccatttttgacaaaaatcaacatactatagaatgacctttttcttcttccaattttggacatctcagaATCTggagtttttctgttttctgttatttttgaaTAGATTACACTatgatatgtatcaacagactgtaatagAACAATGTTTAGTATTTTAGGCAATCGAAGTCTCCTTCAATAcagcattttgtaaattatgatccCATTTAAAGTCGTACTGGCGACAGAGCACTTGTCAACAGCTCACCTTTAAGATGCTCAAGATGCAGGTACACAGCATCCTCGCTGACATAGTATCTTAACAGCTTAACCATGTATGGCACCCCCTGAGGAATGATGGTTGGCTGGTCCCTGCTTTCCCAGCTCGACTTGACTAGACTCTGCAAGaacacagacacataatgacttatcttttaaaaaaaaatgcatgttataaTCAAAAACACGGTATTGAATCagacatataataataaaaaagactgcTTGTATTGCCCCCTTTGGAGATTAGTGCCTGTCACTGAAATTTGAGGTGCACTTGCACTGGCTAAAAGGGTGAGAGCTTTCAGGCAGATCAATGCTGGATGATACTCAGGGAGACAGGATGGAGAGAGCTCCCATCAACTGGCCTGCCACACTATACAAGCACTGGACTGCTGCCAGACGACAACCCCCAAAACATCTCCGGTATCAGCGGTTAGATGGTGTCTGgactttaatttaaatgcacAGTATGTAATTCATTGCTGTTATGGCTCAatcaaaacaagaacaaaagaaGTGTTGAAATCGAGCAAAATCTACGAAGTGTATCCTAAAAAAATGGCTTGACACATGTAAAAGGGatatgaccagtggtggaatataactaagtacattaactcaagtactgtacttaagtacacttttgaggtacttgtgctttacttgagtattcccgttttatgtaactttatacttctacaccactacatttagctgacagctttagttacttttcaggtcgagatttaacataaaaaaacatgatcaatttaatgtgattagacattttttaattaaacctcataatagTATATTGAGTAGTTTGGGAAAATTCAAAAACTGCttgtataaatgaataataataatccaataatatatttggaatatataaaacaatctgagtgggtccattctgcaaaaacaagtactattacttttgatactttaagtacattttgatgctgatatgtttgtacttttacttcagtaagtttttactgcaggacttttagctgtagtggagtcatttcacgatgttttgttaatacttttacttaagtaaaggatctgaatactttttccaccactggatatgACACCATTGACAGGTGACCAAATGAAAAAGGCCATTACCTCGATTAAAACTGTATTgctttaggttaaaaaaaaaaaatcaacaatagaTATAGAACAGGTCATTTTTAGACATGTTCATGTAGAAAAGTGACATTTCATaccttttaaatatatttttaaaacagaaGAATGGCCAATCATTTTGCTCTGATTTACTTTAGTGTAGTACAATACCTAACAATACCTAAAGGGAATACTGACCTTTACAACAAATGTCTCCTTATTGACCATACTTTGGACAATCAGGACCTTTGGAAtgataaaaaacatcaaagagTATCAATACACAAAGCTCACGCTGATGATGGTAACACAAAGCTAGTAAGTGTTACAATCTTACCTTATCAGTCACTCCCACCACCTTACACATCTCCAGGTCCTCCACAGGCGAACTCAAGTGTCTGATTGGACGGAATCTCAGACTGCTATAACCCTGAAAACAATGGAGCaagtaaaacatgttttccacAGTATTTTAGATGAATAAGGCTTAGTGTGAGACAAGCAGGCACTGAGTGTttcatctaataataataatgataacaaaaggtttatttataaagcaccttTCAAGAgtagaagtcacaaagtgcttcaaaaCAATAGACAAAGTGCGGGCATCCagctaaaaacataaaactccACTAAAAAAGCAGCGTAAGGGAGCAATACAGGAAGTGCTGTTTTATGTCTTCAACTCTCAAAGTTGATTTAATGTGACTCATCCAATATTAGACTTCATGCAGACACTAAAAATACCCCAATGCTACACCGAAATTACATTCACTGCACATTTCCaataaacaaaccaaccaattaaccaacaaacaaaccaaccaaccaaccaaccaacaaaccaacaaaccaaccaaccaaccaaccaaccaaccaaccaaccaaccaaccaaccaacaaaccaacaaacaaacaaaccaaccaaccaaccaaccaaccaaccaaccaaccaaccaaccaaccaaccaaccaaccaacaaacaaacaaacaaacaaacaaacaaacaaacaaacaaacaaacaaacaaacaaacaaacaaacaaacaaacaaacaaacaaacaaacaaacaaacaaacaaacaaacaaacaaaccaaccaaccaaccaaccaattaattaaaatgagtaTGGGGCAGAGTGGTCAGGTGCCTTCTGGAGGTTTCCTCAAAAGCTTTGAATCTTTTAGGTTTTTAAACTGGACTGACAAATCAATGGAGCAGTAGTTATTTAGGGGCGAGAGATATTTCCATCCATAGGTCTACCTATTATCATGGGTAGGTTGGTCTATggtactactattactactaatgGTACTACTACTGTATTACTACTGCTCGTCTCTAAAAAAAATCGAATATAACTGATGTCAAGTTCAGAGTATTGAAGGTCACATTATGTGCCATTGTTAGGGATTCTTAcgacagcatattaaaaaaataaaaatacggacccgggtTGGGGgttatatttagagaaaaaagtcacagattttaTGAGATTGAAatggaaaatctacaagaaaaaagtcacagattaagaatattaaaaatggcaaatctacgagaaaaaagtcacagatttatgagattaaagtggcatagATTTAACCAGCGATCTCCTTGCATCTGTCCATTGCGTTGTATCACCTCATCCAAATTAGCAAGGTGTTTTCTTCTGAATAGGCCCAATTCACGGGCATTGTCTCTTCAAAGTCCGGGTACTTATGAtaatatggtgattctgggctaaAACCACAAGTGTTTCCTTGTTCCTAAATCTGATTGCAAAGTATAATTTGATTAAGTCACTCCCTGCAGACTTACATGGCATGGGGCAGCTTCTGTGGTGATGGAGttccttgaaaaacaaaacacttgcctatttttcgacttttttctcaaaaatctgctacttttttcttctagatttgccacttttttctcaaaatattacccccttccCTGTCCAAATTATTAGGGCATGGATTTAAATGTAGCAGATGTAGTACAGAGTGCTACCCTACCCATGTTATGTAACTTAAAAATAGTGTGGTGGCCTGTTAGTCACTTGTTACTTCTAACTGCTAAAAACACTGATGCCTATTTAAAATTGACATGAGTCAATGAATCAAATCCACACTGAAGAAACATGATATTTTATACAGCAagctattaaaaaatatacatacagcTCTGCACAGAATTGTTCTCatagtaaacagacatggcagCAGAAGGAAAAAGGCAACCCGCAAAAAGAAGAAGCAAAGTGAAGCGCGTCCGAGGCAATCTGTGcctctctccttcttttcccaaaacagttttttctccCCTTTATCTAATGAAACTCCCATCACATTTCCAGCAACGTGATTTCGGCCACGTCTTCAGATTTTGCACAAGAGATTGCAACAACAAGATTGCATTGCTGAGAAGCCCCtgattaaatgtaaaatcaaatgaTATAGCTTTccttacacaatatatatatcctATCTATGTGTGATATGTTTTTAAACAACAGCAATAGTACCATCAGACAAAAGCTGCATATATTTAGGAGCAGGATGTTTTTAGTCATCCTCAACATTAGTTAATGggctccggcttcctcccacagtccagagACATGCAGCTCAGATTTAATtgctgactctaaattgccGGAGTGAATGAGAGTTTGAATGGTTCtatgtgtcagctctgtgatagtctggcaacctgtccaacCTGTACCCAGCCTCTCACCTAATGTCAGCTTGGATCAGCTCCAGCCTGAGACCCAGCGTCTGATAATCGGTTAAGAATAATGAATGAGTGAACATTTGTTATGTAGTGTTTTTAGAGTGATGATACAGATGGAGAACAATGACACACAGGCTCCACGGGATGATTTGCCTTTTCAACAACTATCATGTTTTTCCCAAATGATGCAACACTTTTTAGGCATAATTTTACCCCTAATGGTTGGAAcatataaatggagaaaatatcTCCTCACGCATGTTGGCCGAGCCCCAAATGTTTACAACTTCTGCCAAAACTCCTGCAAACGAGTCCCAAAAAGATTTTGTGAACGATAGTAAAGGATGATTGTCTTACCCCTAAATGAGAGCTTCCCTTCCCTAAGTTGTCCTGCAGGTGTGTTATGAAGATTTCTTCAGCTCTCTTCAGATACTGGGTTGTCTTCCTCTTCACAGCCTCCCTGCGATCCTTGTTTGGGTCCACTGGAAAACAGTTAAGCTCTATCACACACCAATAAAGCTGTGAGAATTCAATAAATCTAATAGACAAGAAGGTCCCGTCCTGACTTAACCTTTATCTGGGATAAGAAACTGCTTCCACACGGTATTCACACTGTGGTCTGACAAGCAAGGAATTCTGTGTTTAGcccatttatatacagtctatggtttagcCTTTGCtttgtgacttcctgtttttattcttgaCCACATGCTCTGATCACATGTCTTGTGCAAACACGCCTCTGCAAATTCATTAAACTTACACTGAACCCCATTCAGCAGCAGGTCCACCCCGTTTTTGTagtaactgaaagctgcctcataGTCCTCATTGACCTCGCTGTCCAGTGCCATGCGGATCTGCTTGGCCGCTTCCACCAGATAATCTCTCTTCGCCATCTCTGCCTTGTTTTGGACCCGATAAGGACCAGACAAGCCTGCACACAGCATAAAAAGTTAGAAATTACTGCTGATTCAGCTTGACTTTGTTCCTGCATGGTAGTAAAGGGGAGGTATGAACCAGCTGTCTCTTTAAACTAGAAACTGAAACTAAATCTGTTGTGCCTGCGGCTCTGACGGGGTGCAGTTGAAACTCACCTTTGCCCCCTTGTCCTATCAACAGCAGGACACATCTCTGTCCGTTGTCACTGGGcgcagtgtgtgtctgtccccAGTGACTCCAAGGCTCAGCTGCTTGTGGCAGAGCATGTTCATCTGAGCCAGTGGAAACAAAGAGTTAACCTCCAGACCAGAACAGGAAGTGAATACAAGCTGGTGCCTACTATTTCTGATGAATGGAAAGAAGCAGAACAGGATGACATGGAAATGACTCAGAGCCCTGAGACACACTGACGTGTGTCATAGGTAAATTACTTGTATCACTGCAGGACTGTGCAAAAACCTAAAGATTGCACTTGACGACACCCAAACACCATACACCTCACTATATTATCCCAATAATAAATTATACGCTGTAGAACCACTGTTGTCATCACCCCACATGCAAAAATCACATGAAGTGGATTATTTCCTAGctggaaataaattatttgcTGACCAGAATGTTATAAATATGATGCAATTAATCTTTGTTACAgtataatgtatttaaattcaAAGAGGGGAGGCTAATGCTGGCTAGAAATCCTCACACTGATGTAAAATTGAATGTTTCTTTTCTCTGAATTCGGCTACAGGCTGAATcacaaacatcacacacacacacacacacacacacacacacacacacacacacacacacacacacatacacaccccaTCCTGGTTACAGCCACGGAGGCGACATCATCTAAGGAGTGTTATGAAACACACAAAGCCATCTTCAGCCTCCTCCATCATCAGCTTTCTCTACATGCATTCTCATATCCAAAGGCTTAGCAATCCACCATGGTAAATAAAGGAACAAATAGCACAGAAAACAGGCGCACAGATAGAAACACTGTACCTGATGTGAGGCGAGCATGGCCTGGAGCCTCAGCAGCATCAGtcacggcagcagcagcagcagcagcccgtgTCTTCAGCAGCCTCAGCACACTCCtctcagaggagagaggaggagagagctcAGGCCAggctgctgattggctgagcaTGATGTCACTTTAGGGTACCATTTCACACAAGGCGCTCTCTTCCCCCCTCTCATCCTGACAGATGCTGGAggatttaaagagacagtacTGTTTTTGTCTGCACTGACCGAAGGCCATTTTCTACCATGACTTTACTTCTAAAATGGGCTGTGTTTAGCTGTTGGTGTCGCCACATCCCTTATAAACaaaggcattttaaaaaaaaatgattatgaaTTAGAGTATTCCTTTGATGTCTCCGATCTATAATGAATGCAGGGATCACCCTGCCCGCAATCTATAATCTGGTGGTGCTCAGTACCAGATGGAGCCAGGCTCCAGTCACAGCACAATGGAGAGCCGTTACCCCCTCAAGGGAGGGCCGGCTTACAGAGGAAGGGCGGAAGCTCCAGCAGGGAGCAGGATGGTGGGAGAGCAGGAGGGGGGCTGACATGTATCAGATGTTCAACCTTACTCAAAAAGGAGGAAAGGGTTATTCTTACTACTTTACAAAAGCTGCGAACAAACTCCTACACACTGTCTAACTTGCaaaaatctatatatttatttgtgatgCTTTGGTGATACAACAAATCATTGAATTGTCAACAAATCTCGCATTACATTCCCCATGTGCCATAGGAAGGCTTAAATACAAAACATCAATTTATAACAAGCGCCAATATCCTATTAGAgctagaaaagtaaaaaaaaaaaaaacctgtataataataataataataataatctttatttaaagagcacttttaaaaaaacatgtgacaaagtgctttacaaagacaacttaaaaacagacataaaataacagataaaagtcatGTTAGAAAATCATTAACGCAACATCATTCTGTCCAATTTAAAAGGCAGTTCAAGGGAAGTTAAAattcaggtaaaatcaggaaaagctctccgataaaagtatgttttaagaagagacttaaaagTGATCACTTAACTCAGCCGAcctgatttatatatttaatagtcACTCTCAAAAAAAGACCCGAAAAGCTCATACTAAAGTCATAGattcctataaataaataattctttATTCCCAAGTAAACAGAAACCTTCAGAAAAACCTCTGCCCTATTGAGACTGCATACATTAATTAAGTGTATCCATATAAATAGATCCTGTAGGCCTCTAGAGGtaattgcagtaaaaaaaaaaagaaagaaaaaaagaagcacatACTTAGTAGGTTACAGTTGTGGATGAACCAAACGTAACATAAGTCAACACCAACAATACACTTAGAAGTGtctgaaatatttaatataccatataatAGACATCATTACCTCAAAAATGATTGCAGCATTCAGAGAATCAATACAGACAATATACACGgccgcccatgaagttggaataattttgttgttgACACATTCCTCAGTAAATTggggtttcattttcattgtgatatgttgagagattgattaataaagttttgagaagatatacactttatttctTTCAAGAATATATCACAgtgtcacaatcatttaatggaaaacgaaaaataaataaataaataaactgtaggggcaaaaaatagcaaaaatagcagttaagacaacaaaaatagccactAATTTATAtggcaaaagaaaataaacttttacaaaccttgtgcccctgtcagccagttactatagaagcctttttgatactttatatcaactttatatgaattacaaaGCACTCcttatttactttttgttttttatttaacacctttttatttcct from the Centropristis striata isolate RG_2023a ecotype Rhode Island chromosome 16, C.striata_1.0, whole genome shotgun sequence genome contains:
- the rps6kl1 gene encoding ribosomal protein S6 kinase delta-1, whose protein sequence is MLCAGLSGPYRVQNKAEMAKRDYLVEAAKQIRMALDSEVNEDYEAAFSYYKNGVDLLLNGVQLDPNKDRREAVKRKTTQYLKRAEEIFITHLQDNLGKGSSHLGGYSSLRFRPIRHLSSPVEDLEMCKVVGVTDKVLIVQSMVNKETFVVKSLVKSSWESRDQPTIIPQGVPYMVKLLRYYVSEDAVYLHLEHLKGGRLFSKLHKLRNEKAKEHPECLNSGQHSIKLKTSYTSPTISTDYQHSSGGSTGVIPEKLSDESPDTDFPTSWDETQQRLESCGTHSYIEETGCLQNTRSAASFYTKLDRLTLNSGPTKTQVINTHIHPPAPSLCLHSRETQEQPALPLSCTRVSQALNAMSELHQQKAVMGLTECSSEFEVAWKAADPAHNCELINPYAVTDSHLNSTIGQTPPHTNQTSFIKSPNSENNGLSSSPAILHLPLHCQTQIRGRASWETNGSHQGSILSGHAADMDSKPDSSSPTTEERNGMVVIRSTDRAVFSDHTDTRITSENSWPSSASLCHSIAGKQGETYSGVPLAVSGVEGETSKVREGVEEACEMLSPGEKLASGKDRSFVDWFSSGALPHKRGEDVDAFFKSEGSDGQADDQIIEVDGWCHLPRFPVKSSSPADKSMQTCWGLPESEVRVWGAQILLALESLHQQGILCRDLNPRNVLLTSNGKVCLTFFGQWSEVQSEISSKAMEQMYCAPEIGGVSRVTEACDWWSLGALLFELLTGMPLWQLHPAGVHSHTQLLIPNHLSAAAASLLTELLQFDAGYRLGSGGGGVSDIKCHPFFSSVSWKALSC